Genomic window (Candidatus Tanganyikabacteria bacterium):
TGCGCGAGCAGCGCGCGCACCGTGCTCTCTCCCACCAGGGGATGCCCGGGCACGGCGTAGACGATGTCCTGGCGGGCCCCTTCGGCAAGCAGACGATCGACGATGGCCCGGTAGACGGCCTCGAAGTCCGATGCGTCGCGGTACAACTCGTCGAAGGCCTCGAACTCCACCCGCCACTCGCGCAAGGCGGCCACCGTCGGATGCACCGCCGTCCGCAGGTAGACCGGCCGGCGTTCCGTCAGCGCCGCGCGGGCTTGCACGGTGAGATCGTCAGGATTCCCGGGCCCCAGCCCGACGACGGTGATCAACTATGGGCTGCCGGTCGCCCCGGATGAGCCGTGCGCCTTGAACGCTCCGGCTCCGACGCTTTCGGTGCCCTGAGACGACCGCGGCGGCGGCGGCTGGTACTGCGGCCGGATCACGACCTTCGCGGCGCCTCGCTCGCTCTCCAGCCAGGCGGCGAACTCCTTGTCCTTCTTCTGGCGCAGCAACTGGTTGCCTATCTCGCCCTTGATGTCGTCGAACTTCTTGGTGTGGGCCTGCCGGCGCTCATGGGCCTTGATGACGTGCCAGCCGAACTGCGATTTGACCGGCGCCGACACGCCGCCGGGCCCCAGCGCGAATGCGGCGGCCTCGAACTCGGGCACCATCCGGCCCTTGCCGAAGAACCCCAGATCGCCGCCCTGCGCCTTGCTCCCCGAGTCCTCGGAGTGCTTTCGCGCCAGGTCGCCGAAATCGGCGCCGCCTTTGATGCGCTTGACCAGGTCTTTGGCTTCCTGCTCCGTCTTGACCAGGATGTGCGACGCCTTGACCTCCTCGGCCACCTTGAAGTGCTCGGGGTTGCCGTCGTAGAACTTGCGAGCCTCGTCGGGGGACACCGTCGCCGTCTTGGTGAGATCGTCGCGCAACTTCTCGACGATCAGGCTGTCGCGGACCTGTTCGGCCAGGGCTTCCTGGGTGATGCCGTTTTCCTGCAGGGCCTTCTTGAAAGCCGCCTCGTCCGGGAACT
Coding sequences:
- a CDS encoding peptidylprolyl isomerase, translating into MNEKTNNKDNEAKLDPQAAIRARNATKKAVAGLVAAVVVASGAAVATFYVTEADAWVGTVNGEKIDRDSFERNMAVRKKQYESRMGVDFSAPQGQQMLDNLRKDVVDQLVERSVLLQGAQKRKIGAEAAEVETRLKSIKTQFPDEAAFKKALQENGITQEALAEQVRDSLIVEKLRDDLTKTATVSPDEARKFYDGNPEHFKVAEEVKASHILVKTEQEAKDLVKRIKGGADFGDLARKHSEDSGSKAQGGDLGFFGKGRMVPEFEAAAFALGPGGVSAPVKSQFGWHVIKAHERRQAHTKKFDDIKGEIGNQLLRQKKDKEFAAWLESERGAAKVVIRPQYQPPPPRSSQGTESVGAGAFKAHGSSGATGSP